The Budorcas taxicolor isolate Tak-1 chromosome 2, Takin1.1, whole genome shotgun sequence genome window below encodes:
- the TMEM225B gene encoding transmembrane protein 225B isoform X2: MAELAFESGGLQGTPTPTPFCVPVMLTIEDRDVKGFTWAIAPALTSLGYLLILLVSIFPFWVRLVNEESQEVFFSGLFENCFHIKCWKPRPLSIYVILGRVSLLSAVVLSFLTTFIMVSFASQLFPRTRKHNFVSAFISFLTGACASLALLLHALEIQSLRMKPSPPQFSIQWPYYVLGFSILLFMVAGTICLIQEIACPRCHLLPISQSTEDTQEISYLENLDSLGGELSSTQKETLLKEETII; encoded by the exons ATGGCAGAGCTGGCATTCGAATCCGGTGGACTTCAGGgtacacccacccccaccccattctgCGTACCG gtgatgctgacgATAGAGGACAGAGATGTGAAGGGCTTCACCTGGGCCATAGCCCCTGCCTTGACTTCTCTGGGCTACCTGCTTATCCTGCTGGTCTCCATCTTCCCCTTCTGGGTGCGGCTGGTGAACGAGGAATCCCAGGAAGTGTTCTTCAGTGGCCTATTTGAGAACTGCTTCCATATCAAGTGCTGGAAGCCCCGACCCTTATCCA TTTACGTCATCCTCGGCCGAGTCTCCCTGCTGTCCGCTGTTGTCTTGTCTTTCCTCACCACTTTCATCATGGTGTCCTTTGCATCTCAGCTCTTTCCGAGGACCCGGAAGCACAATTTTGTGTCAGCCTTCATCAGTTTCCTCACAG GGGCTTGCGCCTCCCTGGCCTTGTTGCTGCACGCCCTGGAGATCCAGAGTCTGCGGATGAAGCCCAGCCCCCCACAGTTCTCCATACAGTGGCCTTACTACGTCCTGGGCTTCAGTATCCTTCTGTTCATGGTGGCTG GTACCATCTGCCTCATCCAAGAAATAGCCTGCCCTAGATGCCATTTGTTGCCCATTTCCCAGAGTACTGAGGACACCCAAGAGATCTCGTACCTGGAAAACCTGGATAGTCTGGGAGGAGAACTGAGCTCCACGCAGAAGGAGACGCTGCTGAAGGAAGAAACCATTATCTAG
- the TMEM225B gene encoding transmembrane protein 225B isoform X3: MGCPVMLTIEDRDVKGFTWAIAPALTSLGYLLILLVSIFPFWVRLVNEESQEVFFSGLFENCFHIKCWKPRPLSIYVILGRVSLLSAVVLSFLTTFIMVSFASQLFPRTRKHNFVSAFISFLTGACASLALLLHALEIQSLRMKPSPPQFSIQWPYYVLGFSILLFMVAGTICLIQEIACPRCHLLPISQSTEDTQEISYLENLDSLGGELSSTQKETLLKEETII; the protein is encoded by the exons ATGGGGTGCCCA gtgatgctgacgATAGAGGACAGAGATGTGAAGGGCTTCACCTGGGCCATAGCCCCTGCCTTGACTTCTCTGGGCTACCTGCTTATCCTGCTGGTCTCCATCTTCCCCTTCTGGGTGCGGCTGGTGAACGAGGAATCCCAGGAAGTGTTCTTCAGTGGCCTATTTGAGAACTGCTTCCATATCAAGTGCTGGAAGCCCCGACCCTTATCCA TTTACGTCATCCTCGGCCGAGTCTCCCTGCTGTCCGCTGTTGTCTTGTCTTTCCTCACCACTTTCATCATGGTGTCCTTTGCATCTCAGCTCTTTCCGAGGACCCGGAAGCACAATTTTGTGTCAGCCTTCATCAGTTTCCTCACAG GGGCTTGCGCCTCCCTGGCCTTGTTGCTGCACGCCCTGGAGATCCAGAGTCTGCGGATGAAGCCCAGCCCCCCACAGTTCTCCATACAGTGGCCTTACTACGTCCTGGGCTTCAGTATCCTTCTGTTCATGGTGGCTG GTACCATCTGCCTCATCCAAGAAATAGCCTGCCCTAGATGCCATTTGTTGCCCATTTCCCAGAGTACTGAGGACACCCAAGAGATCTCGTACCTGGAAAACCTGGATAGTCTGGGAGGAGAACTGAGCTCCACGCAGAAGGAGACGCTGCTGAAGGAAGAAACCATTATCTAG